Proteins from a single region of Papaver somniferum cultivar HN1 unplaced genomic scaffold, ASM357369v1 unplaced-scaffold_79, whole genome shotgun sequence:
- the LOC113344649 gene encoding uncharacterized protein LOC113344649 → MNTVNEFCSTYKIYSKHNSTFITLVPKKDYIEKIQDCSPIFFLTSVYKIIAKVLASRLKLVMDKLISPVQCAYIEGRQVIHGTLIANDLVDSRLCSGKAGIICKIDLEKAFDRINWKYLDFILHQMGFGGKLCKWLKFCYSTSTFSVLINGSSFGYFTSSRGVRQGCPVYPLLFNIAMEGFSRYMDRASQLSLFSGLSVTSSSIIASEFGCATDNLPFLYLGMSLGAKETSKHIWDPIIEKFEERLSTWRQISLSKGEQKMRNFLWDHGAHSKVSHLINWNLVCAVKEKRGLGVCNLRLMNLAMLAKWCWRFGKEKNRLWYKIIRDKYGDTFSCWVPQKVNSSHGVSCWKTIAKTANLVSLNSVLNIHSGKDISFWNDVWCGNISLDAIFSSLFKISDNKNIKLAEVISSERNWCFNFKRNLTESEVNLFADLMLRIGDEPPVLDALQDNRRWTLDNSGLFSVKTLYAKLMEDSGIADFPYQFI, encoded by the exons ATGAATACTGTAAATGAGTTTTGTTCTACATACAAAATTTACAGCAAGCACAACTCCACATTTATCACTTTGGTTCCAAAGAAAGACTACATCGAGAAAATCCAGGATTGCAGTCCTATTTTTTTCTTAACTAGTGTTTACAAAATTATCGCAAAAGTGTTAGCTTCAAGACTCAAGCTTGTAATGGATAAACTTATATCCCCGGTTCAATGTGCTTATATAGAAGGAAGACAAGTCATACATGGTACTTTGATCGCCAATGATCTTGTGGATTCTAGACTATGTTCTGGCAAAGCAGGGATAATTTGTAAAATTGATCTAGAAAAAGCTTTTGACAGGATAAATTGGAAATATCTGGATTTCATCCTTCATCAAATGGGTTTTGGTGGAAAACTGTGTAAATGGCTGAAGTTTTGTTATTCTACATCAACTTTTTCAGTGCTAATCAATGGTTCTTCTTTTGGCTACTTCACTAGTTCGAGGGGTGTAAGACAAGGTTGTCCAGTTTATCCTCTCCTCTTCAATATTGCCATGGAAGGTTTCTCAAGATACATGGACAGAGCCTCACAACTGAGCCTCTTCAGTGGCCTCTCAGTGACTTCTTCAAGTATTATC GCTTCGGAATTTGGCTGCGCTACTGATAACCTTCCTTTCTTATATCTTGGAATGTCTCTTGGAGCTAAGGAAACTTCCAAACATATATGGGACCCCATAATTGAAAAATTTGAGGAGAGACTATCAACTTGGAGGCAGATTTCACTTTCTAAAGGAG AGCAGAAAATgagaaattttttatgggatcatggTGCTCATTCAAAAGTTTCACATCTAATAAATTGGAACTTAGTATGTGCTGTTAAAGAAAAAAGGGGTCTGGGTGTCTGTAATTTGAGATTGATGAATTTGGCAATGCTTGCTAAATGGTGTTGGAGGTTTGGTAAAGAGAAAAACAGGTTATGGTATAAGATTATCCGTGACAAGTATGGTGATACGTTCTCCTGCTGGGTACCTCAAAAGGTTAATTCTTCTCATGGAGTTTCTTGTTGGAAAACAATCGCAAAGACTGCTAATCTGGTAAGCCTTAACTCAGTGCTTAATATTCATTCAGGAAAGGATATTTCATTCTGGAATGATGTTTGGTGTGGCAACATATCGTTGGATGCTATTTTCTCGTCTCTTTTTAAGATTTCTGACAACAAGAACATTAAGCTCGCAGAGGTGATCTCCTCGGAAAGGAACTGGTGTTTTAATTTTAAACGCAATTTAACAGAATCAGAGGTAAATCTCTTTGCAGACCTGATGCTTAGGATTGGTGATGAACCGCCAGTCTTAGATGCCTTACAAGATAATAGGAGATGGACCCTTGATAACTCAGGTTTATTTAGCGTCAAAACCCTTTATGCTAAATTGATGGAAGACTCTGGTATCGCAGATTTTCCTTATCAGTTTATCTGA